The Gammaproteobacteria bacterium genome includes the window CGGCTGTGTGGAATTAATGCGCGATAATCAGCCCCTGGCCAATGCATTATTAAAAATTCATAATGATCATGTTGATAATAAAGAGCGTTATGCCGCGGATTATAAAAATACACCTCATGAATCAATACGCCGTGAAGCCTATATTTATGATCCTAAACAAGCTGGCATATCCAACATGCAATCTATTTCAGACTTATTCTCAACCCATCCAAGTATTAATAAGCGCTTAGCGGCTTTAGGGTTTAAAAAAAAATAGTACTAGGCGAATAATGTAATAGAAGAATTATGCGCTCGCTTGATAAACGATGCGTCCATCCACAATTGTGTATTTGATTTTTCCTTGCAATTCACCTGCAGCAAAGGGATTATTTGTACCGTACCTTTGTAATTCCTGCTCCGATAATACCCACGTTTGGTTAGGATCAAAAATCGTAATATTGGCAGAAGTATCCACCGTTAAATGTCCTGCATCTATTCCTAAAATGGCCGCAGGAGCTGAAGTGATGAACTCTATCACATTCAATAATGAGATACTTTCTTCTCGTGCTAAGCGTAAGGCCAGCGGTAATAGTAATGGCCAAGATGCAATGCCTGGTTCTGAATCTTGGAAAGGGACCTGCTTAACTTGCTTGCTCAAATTAATCTGGTCTGACGTTATCGCTTCTATGTGACCCTCTTTGATTGCTTTGCGCAAACTATTTAAATCTGATGTGCTACGGAAAGGAGGTTGTACGTGGCAAAGACCATTCTCTAATCGCACTTCATTTTCAGTTAGATATAATTGATGAATAGCCACATCACTTGTAATAGGCAGTTTTTTATTCGCAGCAATAAGTAATTCCACGGACTTCGCTGCGGAAATGCGACCAAAGTGCGCCTTGATTTCTGTTGCTTCGATTAATAACAACTCCTTCGCTAAGGCAATTGTTTCAGCAAGGACAGGAATACCAGCAACACCAATACGTGCACTAACCGCTCCCTCGTGCATAAACCCTTGTTGACTCAAATAATAGTCATTGGGAGTAATGAAGATCTTTAAATCGAGCATTGCAGCATAATCATAACAACGCCGACTGACTAATGTATTGCTTGAATTGAGAGTGCCGGGCGTAAAACCAATACAGCCGGCGTCCTTAAGTAAACTCAATTCACTGAGTCGTTGACCTTGTTGATCCTGAGTCAAACTGCCAATAAAATAAGGCTTCGCTAGCTTACTGCCCGATAACTGGTTTAAATATTTAATCTCTTGGGGCGAGAAACTACGCTCCTTAATGAAGGCATTAGTTGCAAAATGAGTGATTCCAGCTTCTAGGGCGAGCCTAAGATTCTGGGTAAAAGTGTTTTCCCACCGCGCGCCCTTGGTGACATTTGCATTTAAGTCCACCAATCCTGGGCAGACAATATAATTTTTTGCATCAATAACATGATCTGGTTTAAACCCGTCCAAGTTAGCTGCTCGGGCTATAATGCGCCCGTCTTGAATATAAACATTGGTGTTTTCATCTACTTGATTCTTAGGGTCAATAACTCGCGCGTTTAAAATCGCTATTTTCATAGTGTTACCTTCGGGTTCAATAACACAGTCATTGCAGCCATTCGCACAGCCACACCGAATGAAACTTGTTTCAGGATTATGGAATGGGGACCATCTGCAACAGTAGAACTAATTTCAACCTCGCGATTGATGGGTCCGGGGTGCATGACAATTACATCTGGCTTGGCTAATTTTATTGTAGACTCATCAATTCCATATAAATAACGATACTCGGTTTCACTTGGAAGATAGACACTCGTCATCCGTTCTTTTTGTAATCGCAACACCACAATAACATCTGCATTTTTAATTCCGTCATCTAACTTATAAAATACATTCACTCC containing:
- a CDS encoding amidohydrolase family protein; this encodes MKIAILNARVIDPKNQVDENTNVYIQDGRIIARAANLDGFKPDHVIDAKNYIVCPGLVDLNANVTKGARWENTFTQNLRLALEAGITHFATNAFIKERSFSPQEIKYLNQLSGSKLAKPYFIGSLTQDQQGQRLSELSLLKDAGCIGFTPGTLNSSNTLVSRRCYDYAAMLDLKIFITPNDYYLSQQGFMHEGAVSARIGVAGIPVLAETIALAKELLLIEATEIKAHFGRISAAKSVELLIAANKKLPITSDVAIHQLYLTENEVRLENGLCHVQPPFRSTSDLNSLRKAIKEGHIEAITSDQINLSKQVKQVPFQDSEPGIASWPLLLPLALRLAREESISLLNVIEFITSAPAAILGIDAGHLTVDTSANITIFDPNQTWVLSEQELQRYGTNNPFAAGELQGKIKYTIVDGRIVYQASA